Sequence from the Saccharopolyspora pogona genome:
GCCGGTGGTCAGGAGTCGATGACGCAGGCGCCGCATCTGCTGACCGGGTCGCGGGAGGGTTTCAAGTATGGCGACGTGCAGATGCTCGACCACCTGGCTCACGATGGCCTGTTCTGCGCGTTCGACCAGGTCGCGATGGGTTTGTCGACCGAGAAGTACAACGCTGGGTATGGCGTGACCAGGGAGGAGCAGGACGCTTTCGCGGCTCGTTCGCACCAGCGTGCCGCTGCGGCGGTGGAGCGGGGTGTGTTCGCGGAGGAGATCGCCCCGGTCGAGGTGCCGCGCCGCAAGGGTGATCCGGTGGTGGTGGATGCCGATGAGGGCATTCGTGCTAACACCACGGTTGAGACGTTGGCGAAGTTGCGTCCGGCTTTCGCTGCGGATGGCACGATCACGGCGGGTTCGGCGTCGCAGATTTCCGATGGTGCGGCGGCGGTCGTGGTGATGAGCAAGGCCAGGGCCGAGGAGCTGGGGTTGAGCTGGTTGGCCGAGATCGGCGCGCATGGTGTGGTGGCGGGTCCGGATGCGAGTTTGCATGAGCAGCCGTCGAATGCGATCAGGGCCGCGTGCGTCAAGGAGGGGGTCGACGCCGCGGGTCTGGATCTGGTGGAGATCAACGAGGCGTTCGCGGCGGTGGGGATCGTGTCCGCTCGTGCGCTGGGTGTGGGTGAGGACAGGGTCAACGTCAACGGTGGTGCGATCGCGCTGGGTCACCCGATCGGCATGTCGGGTGCGCGGTTGGCGTTGCACCTGGCGTTGGAGCTCAAGCGTCGTGGTGGTGGCACCGGTGCGGCGGCGCTGTGCGGCGGCGGAGGCCAGGGCGATGCCCTGATCCTCCGGGTCCCCAAGGCTTGATCCGTCCCGGACCGACCCTGAGATCGAACCGGAGATCCCGCACCGATCGTGATCAACTAGCCGCGGCGTGGCTACCCTGGACGGCATGAAGTGGCTTCCAGGGGGATGGCAACGGACTGACCGGGTCGAGCATGAGCGGGCGACTGTCCCGGCACACCCCCGCGGCACCGCCCGCTACACCTCGGAGCACGCCGGTCCGCCGGAGCCCGCCACCCGGGTGCAGCCCGGCGGCGGGCGCCGGCCGACGCTGCTGGGCGCCGACGCGCACGACGTCGACGTCAGCGCCAGCAGCTTCAAGGCGCTGCTAATCGGCGGCGGCATCAGCGGCCTGCTCACCGTGCTGATCGCGGCGGTGCTGGTCAACAACGGCAACAGCGTCGGCATGTGGATCTGGCAACTCGTCTTCGGCGTGATCTTCCTGTGGTTCATCACCGCCTCCCGGGGCATGCTCAACAGCCGAGGCTTCCTGTTCGACCGCAGCGGTTTCTACGCTCGCACCCGCGGCGAGGTGTTCGGCATCGCGTGGGACGAGATCAAGGCCGTCGGGATCGGCACGCTGCCCTGGGTCCAGCACCGGCGCCCGGTCGCACCGGAGCAGCGCCACGCGCTGGAGCTCTACCCGGCGGATCCGGGGTTCGCGACGCGGCACCCGGAGCTCGAGCGCTGGCGGGTGGGGGAGGCCTCGTCGCTGCCGGGACTGCCCGGGGAGCGCTACCGGTTCCAGCTGCCGCCGTTCAGCCGACTGCCGAAGGAACTGGAGGGGGCGGTGCAGGCGATCGCCCCGCAGAAGTGGGTCGGCCAGTACAAGCGGCAGCTCCCGCCGCCGCAGGCCTGAGCGCGGCTACCAGCCGAGGCTTTCCATCGGATCCGCCGAGGTCAGAGCCGGATCGTCGGTGGCGAAGGTGCGGGCCACCCCGCGCCCGCTGACGGCGGTTTCGAACCGGACGGTGACCCGGCCGTGCCCGGCGCCCTGCACCCAGCCGTGCCCGAACTCGTCGTGCCGCACGTCGTCGCCCGCCCGCCAGTGCCGGCTCGACGGCTCCGGGCGCGGCTCGGCGACCGGCCGCACGATGGGAACCGAGGCTTCCTGCCGGTCGGCGGGGTTGTCGAACAGCGGCTCCTGCTCGGAGGTCGCCAACCCGGAGTAGGAGACGCCGACCAGCCGGACCGGGGTGCCCGGCGGGACGGCGACGGGCAGCAGCCGCCGCGCCGCGGCGGAGAGTGCGCCGAGATCGCTGGTCGCCGACGCGAACGTTTCCGCGCGGCTGATCGTGGTGAAGTCGGAATCCCGGATCTTGATCGTCACGGTGCGGGCGGCGCGCCCCGACGAAACCAGCCGGCGGTGCGCGGACTCAGCCATCCCGGCGACCTCGGCCTGCAGCCTCACCTGGTCGGAGATGTCGATGTCGAACGTCGTCTCGGCGCTGACCTGCTTCGCTTCGGCGCGCTCGGCCACCGGATGCTCGTCGATGCCGTGCGCGAGCCGGTGCAGTTCGGTGCCGTGCGCCTGCCCGAGTAGCGACGTCACGTCGCCCAGCCGCAGCGCGGCGAGTTCGCCGATCGT
This genomic interval carries:
- a CDS encoding acetyl-CoA C-acetyltransferase, which codes for MGSSVIVAGARTPMGRLLGSLKDFSGAQLGGVAIRAALERAGVGPDQVGYTIMGQVLTAGAGQIPARQAAVAAGIPMDVPALTINKVCLSGLDAIALADQLIRAGEFEIVVAGGQESMTQAPHLLTGSREGFKYGDVQMLDHLAHDGLFCAFDQVAMGLSTEKYNAGYGVTREEQDAFAARSHQRAAAAVERGVFAEEIAPVEVPRRKGDPVVVDADEGIRANTTVETLAKLRPAFAADGTITAGSASQISDGAAAVVVMSKARAEELGLSWLAEIGAHGVVAGPDASLHEQPSNAIRAACVKEGVDAAGLDLVEINEAFAAVGIVSARALGVGEDRVNVNGGAIALGHPIGMSGARLALHLALELKRRGGGTGAAALCGGGGQGDALILRVPKA
- a CDS encoding DNA polymerase IV, producing MPRWVLHMDMDAFFASVEQLTRPTVRGRPVLVGGLGPRGTVAGASYEAREFGARSAMSMAEARRRCPVAVVLPPRFRVYQAVSKRALGIVREVSDVVEQVSVDEAFLEPTELAGTATPQVEDFATRLRARVHREVGVTASIGAGSGKQLAKIASGLAKPDGTLVVPPEQQLELLSGLPVRKMWGIGPVTESKLHRIGVQTIGELAALRLGDVTSLLGQAHGTELHRLAHGIDEHPVAERAEAKQVSAETTFDIDISDQVRLQAEVAGMAESAHRRLVSSGRAARTVTIKIRDSDFTTISRAETFASATSDLGALSAAARRLLPVAVPPGTPVRLVGVSYSGLATSEQEPLFDNPADRQEASVPIVRPVAEPRPEPSSRHWRAGDDVRHDEFGHGWVQGAGHGRVTVRFETAVSGRGVARTFATDDPALTSADPMESLGW